From Novosphingobium sp. MMS21-SN21R, the proteins below share one genomic window:
- a CDS encoding nuclear transport factor 2 family protein has product MKCPIDDRLEIQDLMIAYAHAVDTVSDIDAVLDVFTEDAVFDLSGIGLTPQVGHKGIREFFTNVFANMANHAHYLTNFAVTAYDGDTASMRAYVIGMGVGKDGRAVTVNGRYYFDVRRTDAGWKATRYTMDFLMPLSGTLENAK; this is encoded by the coding sequence ATGAAGTGCCCGATCGACGACCGTCTCGAAATTCAGGACCTGATGATCGCCTATGCCCATGCGGTCGACACCGTCAGCGATATCGACGCGGTGCTGGATGTTTTCACCGAGGACGCTGTGTTCGATCTTTCGGGCATCGGCCTCACCCCGCAGGTCGGGCACAAGGGCATCCGCGAATTCTTCACCAACGTCTTCGCCAACATGGCCAATCACGCCCACTACCTGACCAATTTCGCGGTCACCGCATACGACGGCGATACCGCGTCGATGCGCGCTTATGTGATCGGCATGGGCGTGGGCAAGGATGGCCGCGCGGTGACCGTCAATGGCCGCTACTACTTCGATGTGCGCCGCACCGATGCGGGCTGGAAGGCCACGCGCTACACCATGGATTTCCTGATGCCGCTCTCGGGCACGCTCGAAAACGCGAAGTAA
- a CDS encoding glucose 1-dehydrogenase has translation MNPNLVSLEGKVAIVTGAGVGMGAATAQLLAARGAKVIVSDINPATAAETVAAIRDAGGTAHAVVTNVADEREVEALLAETVATYGRLDCAVNNAAITPDTLPIHEADMAVFDKVLNVDLRSVMLCMKYEIRQLLAQGSHGSIVNIGSVSSVRPQPNNAAYVAAKHGVIGLTKTGSLEYAGRGIRVNAVLPGAIDTPMFRAALDANGFTVEQYAPALSLFNRIGKPEEVAEASAWLCSDASSYVTGHSLAVEGGYLTR, from the coding sequence ATGAACCCCAATCTCGTCAGCCTTGAAGGCAAGGTCGCCATCGTAACCGGCGCAGGGGTCGGCATGGGCGCCGCCACCGCGCAGCTTCTCGCCGCGCGCGGGGCGAAGGTCATCGTCTCGGACATCAACCCCGCCACCGCCGCCGAGACGGTCGCTGCGATCCGCGACGCGGGCGGCACTGCCCACGCGGTCGTCACCAACGTGGCGGACGAGCGCGAGGTCGAGGCGCTACTGGCCGAGACGGTTGCCACTTATGGCCGCCTCGATTGCGCAGTGAACAACGCCGCGATCACGCCCGATACCCTGCCGATCCACGAAGCCGACATGGCGGTGTTCGACAAGGTGCTGAATGTCGATCTGCGCTCGGTCATGCTCTGCATGAAATACGAGATCCGGCAGCTTCTGGCACAAGGCAGTCACGGCTCGATCGTCAACATCGGCTCGGTCAGTTCGGTGCGCCCGCAACCAAACAACGCCGCATACGTTGCCGCAAAGCACGGCGTGATCGGCTTGACCAAGACCGGCAGCCTCGAATATGCCGGGCGCGGCATCCGCGTGAACGCGGTCCTGCCCGGCGCGATCGACACCCCGATGTTCCGCGCCGCGCTCGACGCCAATGGCTTCACCGTCGAACAGTACGCGCCCGCGCTCAGCCTGTTCAATCGTATCGGCAAGCCCGAGGAAGTCGCCGAAGCCAGCGCCTGGCTGTGTTCGGACGCCTCGAGCTATGTCACCGGCCACAGCCTCGCGGTCGAGGGCGGTTACCTGACGCGGTAG
- a CDS encoding FAD-binding protein — translation MTQPTKGIHRRQVLAGAGVAAAVAATGGIATAAQAADSPASGWDHECDVLCIGSGAAAGTAAVTALAAGARVMMIEKMPILGGTTAKSGGVTWIFNHFIFREQGIDDKKDDALRYTVRYGYPRQYNPESPTLGLDENRYRVVEAFYDHGSAAVDHLRELDAVQFKQFRLFQVDKPAPDYADHLPENKVPTGRALEPATGSGSTQGGGSLASQMHAYLKAKAVPILTRTRVTRVIKDASGRVIGAEAVQGDKVIRIKASKGVVFGTGGYSHNAALCDVHQPAVYGSCSTPGSTGDFIPIAQEAGAMMGNMGLGWRTQVVLGEALKTRGIGLGAFVLPGDSMILVNKYGKRVVNEKRDYNDRTQAHFTYDPAHEEYPNHLMFMLFDERSIDAFGGAFPFPANKGEQPHLIEGQTWDEVFGKIDAQLAGWTGRTGGARLAPEFAANAKQSVASFNAYAKKGVDPEFGRGKYLYDREWHLLFSARRAGTAQPANPYPNNTMHPFAAKGPYYALILGPGTLDTAGGPQINANAQVLAAGGQPIPGLYAAGNCIAAPTGQAYLGAGGTIGPAVTFGYIAAKHAVKA, via the coding sequence ATGACACAGCCCACCAAGGGTATTCATCGCCGCCAGGTTCTGGCTGGCGCAGGCGTTGCTGCAGCCGTTGCGGCAACCGGCGGAATCGCCACGGCGGCGCAGGCGGCAGACTCGCCCGCTTCTGGCTGGGACCATGAATGCGACGTGCTGTGCATAGGCAGCGGCGCGGCTGCTGGCACTGCCGCTGTCACCGCGCTTGCCGCCGGTGCCAGGGTGATGATGATCGAGAAGATGCCGATCCTTGGCGGCACCACGGCCAAATCGGGCGGCGTCACCTGGATTTTCAACCACTTCATCTTCCGCGAACAGGGCATCGACGACAAGAAGGACGACGCCCTGCGCTACACCGTGCGCTACGGCTATCCGCGCCAGTACAATCCTGAAAGCCCCACCCTCGGCCTCGACGAAAACCGCTACCGCGTGGTCGAGGCGTTCTACGATCACGGCTCTGCCGCGGTCGATCATTTGCGCGAACTCGATGCCGTGCAGTTCAAGCAGTTCCGCCTGTTCCAGGTGGACAAGCCCGCGCCTGATTATGCCGACCATTTGCCCGAGAACAAGGTGCCCACCGGCCGCGCGCTGGAACCCGCCACCGGCTCCGGCTCGACCCAGGGCGGCGGCAGCCTTGCCAGCCAGATGCACGCCTATCTGAAGGCCAAGGCCGTGCCGATCCTGACGCGCACCCGCGTAACCCGTGTGATCAAGGACGCATCGGGCCGCGTGATCGGCGCAGAAGCGGTCCAGGGCGACAAGGTCATCCGTATCAAGGCGAGCAAGGGCGTGGTGTTCGGCACCGGTGGCTACAGCCACAACGCGGCGCTGTGCGACGTGCACCAACCCGCCGTCTACGGGTCATGCTCAACCCCCGGATCGACCGGCGACTTCATCCCGATTGCGCAGGAAGCGGGCGCGATGATGGGCAACATGGGCCTTGGCTGGCGCACGCAGGTCGTGCTCGGCGAGGCGCTCAAGACGCGCGGCATAGGGCTTGGCGCCTTCGTCCTGCCCGGCGATTCGATGATCCTCGTCAACAAGTACGGCAAGCGCGTGGTCAACGAAAAGCGCGACTACAACGACCGCACGCAGGCGCACTTCACCTATGACCCGGCCCATGAGGAATACCCCAACCACCTGATGTTCATGCTGTTCGACGAACGCAGCATCGACGCTTTTGGCGGGGCGTTCCCGTTCCCCGCGAACAAGGGGGAACAGCCCCACCTGATCGAAGGCCAGACCTGGGACGAGGTCTTCGGCAAGATCGACGCGCAACTGGCGGGGTGGACCGGACGCACCGGCGGTGCGCGGCTTGCGCCCGAATTTGCGGCCAATGCCAAGCAGTCCGTCGCCAGCTTCAACGCCTATGCCAAAAAGGGCGTCGATCCCGAATTCGGGCGCGGCAAATATCTCTATGACCGCGAATGGCACTTGTTGTTCTCGGCCCGCCGCGCTGGCACCGCGCAGCCTGCCAATCCCTACCCCAACAACACCATGCACCCGTTTGCCGCCAAAGGCCCCTACTACGCATTGATCCTCGGTCCCGGCACGCTCGACACCGCAGGCGGCCCGCAGATCAACGCCAATGCGCAAGTGCTGGCGGCGGGCGGACAGCCGATCCCCGGACTTTATGCCGCAGGCAATTGCATTGCGGCGCCGACCGGACAGGCCTATCTCGGCGCGGGCGGCACCATCGGCCCGGCCGTGACGTTCGGCTATATCGCGGCGAAACACGCGGTGAAGGCATGA
- a CDS encoding SDR family oxidoreductase, with protein sequence MSKRLEGKVALVTGGTTGIGAAAVARLSAEGAKVWFTGSKEEAAAALVAETGAVFRKHRVQDAAAWPVLIDEIIAAEGRLDITFANAGIEAGDGSIEDVSLEGWSNIIAVNQTGVMLTVQNAILGMKRNPDGAKGSIIINSSMNATRPLGNYVAYSVSKSSVCALAKSAAVHCGQQGYAIRVNAILPGVVETPLIQNIMNAQPDPAAARAMYEGMAPMKRMAQLNEVAGLVAYLASDEAGFISGAEYAIDGATTAGMMGV encoded by the coding sequence TTGTCAAAGAGGCTTGAAGGCAAGGTCGCGCTCGTTACGGGCGGCACCACCGGCATCGGCGCGGCTGCGGTCGCGCGGTTGAGCGCCGAGGGCGCGAAGGTGTGGTTCACCGGATCGAAGGAAGAGGCCGCCGCCGCGCTGGTCGCGGAAACCGGCGCGGTGTTCCGCAAGCACCGCGTGCAGGACGCAGCGGCATGGCCGGTTCTGATCGACGAGATCATCGCGGCGGAAGGCCGCCTCGACATCACCTTTGCCAATGCCGGGATCGAAGCGGGCGACGGTTCCATCGAAGACGTCAGCCTCGAAGGCTGGAGCAACATCATTGCGGTCAACCAGACCGGCGTGATGCTGACCGTGCAGAATGCGATTCTGGGCATGAAGCGCAACCCGGACGGGGCCAAGGGCTCGATCATCATCAATTCCTCGATGAACGCGACGCGGCCCTTGGGCAATTACGTCGCCTATTCGGTATCCAAGTCGTCTGTCTGCGCGCTCGCCAAATCGGCGGCGGTGCACTGCGGCCAGCAGGGCTATGCGATCCGCGTCAACGCGATCCTGCCCGGCGTGGTCGAAACCCCGCTGATCCAGAACATCATGAACGCGCAGCCCGATCCGGCAGCTGCGCGCGCGATGTATGAAGGGATGGCGCCGATGAAGCGCATGGCGCAGCTGAACGAAGTGGCCGGACTGGTGGCCTATCTTGCCAGCGACGAAGCCGGGTTCATTTCCGGCGCAGAATACGCAATCGACGGTGCGACGACCGCCGGAATGATGGGGGTTTGA
- a CDS encoding aromatic ring-hydroxylating dioxygenase subunit alpha, with protein sequence MAAYIEIPNPGATYPTDEQAQFPKARGDAITGDRYWSKDFAALEWEHMWKRIWHVGGRTSQLEEPGDFITHNFMRQSVIMVRQKDGGIRAFHNVCRHRGNRLVGVEEGGVGDHFTCPYHGWKWNIDGALDHVQDEEDFPQGSPCATLRMKEVPCETWGGFVFYSFDPNAVPLEEYLSPIPSLLKNRDLAGWKRVVWRTLRVNTNWKFASDNFNESYHIPSVHPQFEGMIDDHYSATVFEMYPSGHNRMIEKLQPSSRYADAQQIKPLWAEVLTEWELDPADFEGRAQEGRIALQQARRKLGAERGFTHFAALSDDELTDQFHHTCFPNFTITGTPEGLHVFRTEPDMEDPNWSTFDYWYLSPEIKGQQIPTLYGLRPWKDAEHQTGDFDAYTAEIKQGDFLIQDLEVAVTQQQGLHSLGHDDAYLSEQETRVRRFHEVINDYIAGRR encoded by the coding sequence ATGGCGGCCTACATCGAAATTCCCAATCCGGGGGCCACTTACCCGACCGACGAACAGGCGCAGTTTCCCAAGGCGCGCGGCGATGCGATCACCGGCGACCGCTACTGGTCGAAAGACTTTGCCGCGCTCGAATGGGAGCACATGTGGAAGCGCATCTGGCATGTCGGCGGGCGCACCTCGCAGCTTGAAGAGCCGGGCGATTTCATCACGCACAACTTCATGCGCCAGTCGGTCATCATGGTGCGCCAGAAGGACGGCGGCATCCGCGCGTTCCACAATGTCTGCCGCCATCGCGGCAACCGCCTTGTCGGCGTGGAAGAAGGCGGCGTGGGCGACCACTTTACCTGCCCCTACCACGGCTGGAAGTGGAACATCGACGGCGCACTCGACCACGTGCAGGACGAAGAAGACTTCCCCCAAGGCTCCCCTTGCGCCACGCTGCGGATGAAGGAAGTGCCCTGCGAAACCTGGGGCGGCTTCGTGTTCTACAGCTTCGATCCCAATGCGGTGCCGCTGGAGGAATACCTCTCGCCGATTCCGTCGCTGCTCAAGAACCGCGATCTGGCGGGTTGGAAGCGCGTCGTGTGGCGCACGTTGCGGGTCAACACCAACTGGAAGTTCGCGTCCGACAACTTCAACGAGAGCTACCACATCCCGTCTGTTCACCCGCAGTTCGAAGGGATGATCGACGATCACTATTCGGCCACGGTGTTCGAGATGTACCCCAGCGGGCACAACCGCATGATCGAGAAGCTGCAGCCATCGAGCCGCTATGCCGATGCGCAGCAGATCAAGCCGCTCTGGGCCGAAGTGCTGACGGAATGGGAGCTTGACCCGGCCGACTTCGAAGGCCGCGCGCAGGAAGGCCGCATCGCGCTGCAACAGGCGCGGCGCAAGCTGGGGGCGGAGCGCGGGTTCACGCACTTTGCCGCGCTGAGCGATGACGAACTGACCGACCAGTTCCACCACACCTGCTTTCCCAACTTCACCATCACCGGCACGCCCGAAGGCCTGCACGTGTTCCGCACCGAACCCGACATGGAAGACCCCAACTGGTCGACCTTCGATTACTGGTATCTCTCGCCCGAGATCAAAGGCCAGCAGATCCCGACGCTTTACGGCCTGCGCCCGTGGAAGGATGCCGAGCACCAGACCGGCGATTTCGACGCCTATACCGCCGAGATCAAGCAGGGCGATTTCCTGATTCAGGATCTGGAAGTGGCGGTCACCCAGCAACAGGGCCTGCACTCGCTCGGCCATGACGATGCCTACCTGTCGGAACAGGAAACCCGCGTCCGCCGCTTCCACGAAGTGATCAACGATTACATCGCGGGCCGGCGCTGA
- the ybaK gene encoding Cys-tRNA(Pro) deacylase has translation MAQITRATKALDEAGVAFALRSYAYDPSADSIGLAAALALGAPPAQVFKTLMVLADGKPACAIAPSDGEVSLKRVAAALGAKAAEMMRPADAERITGYKVGGISPFGQMRHVPAVLDETALLWDAIFVNGGQRGLQVLVSGEDAARVLGAVVADIAA, from the coding sequence ATGGCACAGATCACCCGCGCGACGAAGGCACTGGACGAGGCGGGGGTAGCCTTCGCGCTGCGCAGTTATGCCTATGATCCCTCGGCAGACAGCATCGGCCTTGCCGCCGCGCTCGCGCTCGGCGCCCCACCTGCGCAGGTGTTCAAGACGCTGATGGTTCTGGCAGACGGCAAGCCTGCCTGCGCTATTGCACCAAGCGACGGTGAAGTCTCGCTCAAGCGCGTGGCCGCTGCGCTGGGCGCAAAAGCCGCAGAGATGATGCGCCCCGCCGACGCCGAGCGGATCACTGGCTACAAGGTGGGCGGGATCAGCCCGTTCGGGCAAATGCGCCACGTGCCCGCTGTGCTCGATGAAACCGCGCTGCTGTGGGACGCGATCTTCGTCAACGGCGGGCAGCGCGGGCTGCAGGTTCTGGTGAGCGGCGAGGATGCGGCGCGCGTGCTTGGGGCGGTGGTGGCCGATATTGCGGCCTGA
- a CDS encoding aromatic ring-hydroxylating dioxygenase subunit alpha, producing the protein MADSDPNMGGGKGRCEAISWLELLEQDSRPAPAMLTTESYEYRGSEPLAASRYTSEDFARLEREKMWPHVWQFAAREEDIPEAGDYTVFEIAGRSWLISRQEDGSVKAMHNVCLHRGRKLRTEDGTADKFTCPFHGFAWNKDGSFDGMPCSWDFKHLQADKMALPEAEVGRWGGYIFLREEKGGPSLEEYLAPLPEFFKRWRHEECTTVIWVAKEVKANWKVTAEAFMEAWHTVVTHPQLLPFTGDANAAYWIYGDNVNVNHTPFGVMSPHVDPEGKTQQWIVDEFVKYNGRSGDNYEGADPFAVTVPDGMTARAALGAAMRAGYTAQTGYDHDHATDAELLDGLVYNVFPNFAPWGGFMPNIVYRWRPGKTPDTCLMEVRILARVKKGDPMPHGAAMKLLTPEQKWTDAPELGVLGHVFEQDMDNLPYVQDGLHASKTGEVNLGDYQEIRIRQFHQTLDKYLNA; encoded by the coding sequence ATGGCTGACAGTGATCCCAACATGGGCGGCGGCAAGGGACGATGCGAGGCGATCAGCTGGCTGGAACTGCTGGAGCAGGATTCGCGCCCCGCGCCCGCCATGCTCACCACGGAAAGCTACGAGTATCGCGGCTCGGAACCGCTGGCGGCAAGTCGCTACACCAGCGAGGACTTCGCCCGGCTTGAGCGCGAAAAGATGTGGCCCCACGTCTGGCAGTTCGCCGCGCGCGAAGAGGATATTCCCGAAGCGGGCGATTACACCGTGTTCGAGATCGCGGGCCGGTCATGGCTGATCAGCCGTCAGGAAGACGGCAGCGTCAAGGCGATGCACAATGTCTGCCTGCACCGCGGGCGCAAGCTGCGCACCGAAGATGGCACTGCCGACAAGTTCACCTGCCCGTTCCACGGCTTTGCCTGGAACAAGGACGGCAGCTTCGATGGCATGCCCTGTTCGTGGGATTTCAAGCACCTGCAGGCAGACAAGATGGCCCTGCCCGAGGCCGAAGTGGGCCGCTGGGGCGGCTACATCTTCCTGCGCGAGGAAAAGGGCGGCCCAAGCCTTGAGGAATACCTCGCCCCACTGCCCGAATTCTTCAAGCGCTGGCGGCACGAGGAATGCACCACGGTGATCTGGGTGGCCAAAGAGGTCAAGGCCAACTGGAAAGTCACCGCCGAGGCGTTCATGGAAGCGTGGCACACGGTGGTGACCCACCCACAACTGCTGCCGTTCACCGGCGATGCCAACGCCGCCTACTGGATCTACGGCGACAACGTGAACGTCAATCACACCCCGTTCGGCGTGATGAGCCCGCATGTCGATCCCGAGGGCAAGACCCAGCAGTGGATCGTCGACGAGTTCGTGAAATACAATGGCCGCTCGGGCGACAACTATGAGGGTGCCGATCCGTTTGCCGTGACCGTGCCCGACGGCATGACCGCGCGCGCCGCGCTGGGCGCCGCCATGCGCGCGGGCTATACCGCGCAAACCGGCTACGATCACGATCACGCGACCGATGCCGAACTGCTCGACGGGCTGGTGTACAACGTGTTCCCCAACTTCGCGCCGTGGGGCGGGTTCATGCCGAACATCGTCTATCGCTGGCGCCCCGGAAAGACGCCCGACACCTGCCTGATGGAAGTGCGCATCCTCGCCCGCGTCAAGAAGGGCGATCCGATGCCGCACGGCGCGGCGATGAAGCTGCTGACCCCTGAGCAGAAGTGGACCGACGCGCCCGAACTCGGCGTGCTGGGCCACGTGTTCGAACAGGACATGGACAACCTGCCCTATGTGCAGGACGGCCTCCACGCCTCCAAGACCGGCGAGGTCAACTTGGGCGACTATCAGGAAATCCGCATCCGCCAGTTCCACCAGACGCTCGACAAGTATCTGAACGCATGA
- a CDS encoding SDR family oxidoreductase, producing MIGLDNVVAVVTGAAGGIGRELVKAMKAANAVVIATDLAPEATIEGADHYLQHDVTSEADWKAVAALVQEKYGRLDALVNNAGYSIVTKFDETPLADFHRVNAVNVDSIIIGTQVLLPLLREGGKARSGGASIVNFSSVGGLRGAAFNAAYCTSKAAVKMLSKCLGAEFAALGYNIRVNSVHPGGIDTAMLGSIMDRYVELGAVASREVAMQGIVANHPIGRMGRPDEMAGGVVYLCSESASFVTCAEFLMDGGFSQI from the coding sequence ATGATCGGACTTGATAACGTTGTCGCCGTCGTCACCGGTGCGGCAGGCGGGATTGGCCGCGAACTGGTCAAGGCGATGAAGGCGGCGAATGCTGTCGTGATCGCCACCGATCTCGCGCCCGAGGCGACAATCGAAGGCGCGGACCATTATCTGCAACACGATGTGACCAGCGAGGCCGACTGGAAAGCCGTCGCCGCGCTGGTGCAGGAAAAGTATGGCCGTCTCGATGCACTGGTCAACAACGCCGGCTATTCCATCGTCACCAAGTTCGACGAGACGCCACTGGCCGATTTCCACCGCGTGAATGCGGTGAACGTCGATTCGATCATCATCGGCACGCAGGTTCTGCTGCCGCTGCTGCGCGAAGGCGGCAAGGCCCGGTCCGGAGGGGCGTCCATCGTCAACTTCTCCAGCGTGGGCGGCCTTCGCGGCGCGGCATTCAACGCGGCCTATTGCACCAGCAAGGCGGCGGTGAAGATGCTGTCGAAGTGCCTCGGCGCCGAATTTGCGGCGCTGGGCTACAACATCCGCGTCAACTCGGTGCATCCCGGCGGCATCGATACTGCCATGCTCGGCTCGATCATGGACCGATATGTCGAACTGGGCGCAGTGGCATCGCGCGAAGTGGCGATGCAGGGTATCGTCGCCAATCACCCCATCGGCCGCATGGGCCGCCCCGATGAAATGGCGGGCGGCGTGGTCTATCTTTGTTCGGAATCGGCCAGTTTCGTGACTTGCGCCGAGTTTCTGATGGATGGCGGCTTCAGCCAGATCTGA
- a CDS encoding glucose 1-dehydrogenase, with protein MELSAQRLKGRVAFVSGGLRGIGLACAERFLAEGAEVVLSDLDAADSDTARDVMAKLGQAASYVSANVAKEEDWERAVALVKERHGKCHILVNNAGIDLTGPVEELSMEGWRRIMSVNVDGVFLGTKHFVPLMAESGKEFRGGASIINVSSIMGLVGMNEVSAYNASKGAVRLFTKGIAIEFAQKKMPIRANSLHPGFVETPLLKAGFQRWVDQGFAEKPDDLVAGVVGMTPIGRLAQPSELASAAYFLASEDSSYMTGTELVIDGGYTAQ; from the coding sequence ATGGAGCTTTCTGCACAGCGCCTCAAGGGCCGCGTCGCTTTCGTATCGGGCGGCCTTCGCGGCATCGGCCTTGCCTGCGCCGAGCGCTTTCTGGCCGAGGGTGCCGAAGTCGTGCTTTCGGACCTCGATGCCGCCGATAGCGATACTGCGCGCGACGTCATGGCCAAGCTGGGCCAGGCCGCCAGCTATGTTTCGGCCAACGTGGCCAAGGAAGAGGACTGGGAGCGCGCGGTCGCACTGGTCAAGGAACGCCACGGCAAATGCCACATCCTGGTAAACAACGCCGGGATCGATCTGACCGGGCCGGTCGAGGAGCTTTCGATGGAAGGCTGGCGGCGGATCATGTCGGTCAACGTTGATGGCGTGTTCCTCGGCACCAAGCATTTCGTGCCGCTCATGGCGGAAAGCGGCAAGGAATTCCGCGGCGGGGCATCGATCATCAATGTCAGCTCGATCATGGGCCTTGTCGGCATGAACGAGGTTTCGGCTTATAACGCGAGCAAGGGCGCGGTGCGCCTGTTCACCAAGGGCATCGCCATCGAGTTCGCGCAGAAAAAGATGCCGATCCGCGCCAATTCGCTGCATCCGGGCTTTGTCGAGACGCCATTGCTCAAGGCTGGCTTCCAGCGCTGGGTCGATCAGGGCTTTGCCGAAAAGCCCGACGATCTGGTGGCGGGCGTGGTTGGCATGACGCCGATCGGACGCCTTGCGCAGCCAAGCGAACTCGCCAGCGCCGCCTACTTCCTCGCCAGCGAGGATTCCAGCTACATGACCGGCACCGAACTGGTGATCGACGGGGGATACACCGCACAATGA